In Lactococcus paracarnosus, a genomic segment contains:
- the rpoC gene encoding DNA-directed RNA polymerase subunit beta', with protein MVDVNKFESMQIGIASPQKIRFWSFGEVKKPETINYRTQKPEREGLFDERIFGPSKDWECSCGKLKGVFYKNQVCELCGVQVTRAKVRRERMGHIELAAPTSHIWYFKGIPSRMGLALDMSPRSLEEIIYFASYVVIDPKETALEKKQLLTEREYREQMLKNGFGSFVAKMGAEAIQDLLMAVNLPAEISALKEELQTATGQKRVKAIRRLDVLDAFNKSSNKLEWMVLNVLPVIPPDLRPMVQLDGGRFATSDLNDLYRRVINRNNRLKRLMELNAPNIIVQNEKRMLQEAVDALVDNGRRGRPITGPGNRPLKSLSHMLKGKQGRFRQNLLGKRVDYSGRSVIVVGPTLKMYQCGVPREMAIELFKPFVMSEVVKRDMAPNIRAAKRKVERQDPDVWDVLEDVIKEHPVLLNRAPTLHRLGIQAFEPVLIDGRAIRLHPLVCEAYNADFDGDQMAIHLPLSEEAQAEARILMLAAEHILNPKDGKPVVTPSQDMVLGNYYITMEEAGREGEGMVFANADEAEVAWRNGFVHLHTRVGIATKSLNKPWTENQKDKIMATTVGKVLFNAIMPEEFPYLNEPTQDNLTSQTDDRFFMAPGENVKTFIENLDLVPPFKKKHLGNIIAEVFKRFRTTLTSEMLDRLKDLGYHHSTKAGLTVGIADIPVVEDKHLIIEAAHDKVAMITKQFRRGLITDDERYTAVTDVWRGAKEELEHRLIDAQDMSNPIVMMMDSGARGNISNFSQLAGMRGLMAAPNGKIMELPIISNFREGLSVLEMFFSTHGARKGMTDTALKTADSGYLTRRLVDVAQDVIIREDDCGSDRGLVISDIATGKEMVEPLSERLNGRYTRKSLVHPETGELIIGEDALITEAIAAQIIAADIKEVTIRSVFTCKTRHGVCKHCYGVNLATGDAVEVGEAVGTIAAQSIGEPGTQLTMRTFHTGGVASSEDITQGLPRIQEIFEARNPKGEAVITEVTGEVIEITEEAATRKKEVTVKGETDTRTYEVPFASRMHVEVGDFIHRGTPLTEGSIQPKHLLQVRDTLSVETYLLGEVQKVYRSQGVEIGDKHIEVMVRQMLRKVRVMDAGDTDLLPGTLMDIGDFEQANQQILFDGGVPATSRPVLMGITKASLETNSFLSAASFQETTRVLTDAAIRGKKDPLLGLKENVIIGKIIPAGTGMARYRNLEPLAKTTEAPVLETEAVVEEVTD; from the coding sequence ATGGTAGATGTAAATAAATTTGAGAGTATGCAAATTGGGATTGCATCCCCTCAAAAAATCCGTTTTTGGTCTTTTGGTGAAGTCAAAAAACCTGAAACAATTAACTATCGGACACAAAAACCAGAACGTGAAGGCCTTTTTGATGAACGTATCTTTGGTCCATCTAAAGATTGGGAATGTAGCTGTGGAAAACTTAAAGGTGTTTTCTATAAAAACCAAGTCTGTGAACTCTGTGGTGTACAAGTTACACGTGCAAAAGTACGTCGTGAACGTATGGGGCATATTGAGTTAGCAGCGCCAACGTCACATATCTGGTACTTTAAAGGTATCCCATCACGTATGGGTCTAGCCTTGGATATGAGTCCACGTTCTCTTGAAGAAATTATCTATTTTGCAAGTTATGTGGTCATTGATCCAAAAGAGACAGCACTTGAGAAGAAACAATTATTGACTGAACGCGAATATCGCGAACAAATGCTCAAGAACGGTTTCGGTTCATTTGTTGCTAAAATGGGTGCTGAAGCGATTCAAGACTTATTGATGGCTGTTAACTTACCTGCTGAAATTTCAGCACTTAAAGAAGAACTACAAACAGCAACTGGTCAAAAACGGGTTAAAGCAATTCGACGTTTGGACGTTTTAGATGCCTTTAACAAATCAAGCAATAAACTAGAGTGGATGGTCCTTAACGTCTTACCAGTTATCCCACCGGACTTGCGTCCGATGGTACAACTTGATGGTGGCCGTTTTGCGACGTCAGACTTGAATGATTTATACCGTCGTGTTATCAACCGGAACAATCGTTTGAAACGCTTGATGGAATTAAATGCACCGAATATCATTGTTCAAAATGAAAAACGGATGCTACAAGAGGCAGTTGATGCCTTGGTCGATAACGGTCGTCGTGGTCGTCCAATCACTGGACCGGGTAACCGTCCACTTAAATCACTTAGCCATATGTTAAAAGGGAAACAAGGTCGTTTCCGTCAAAACTTACTTGGTAAACGTGTCGACTACTCTGGTCGTTCAGTTATCGTCGTAGGTCCTACATTGAAAATGTATCAATGTGGTGTTCCACGTGAAATGGCAATTGAATTGTTTAAACCGTTCGTCATGAGCGAAGTGGTTAAACGTGATATGGCGCCAAATATCCGTGCTGCAAAACGTAAAGTTGAGCGCCAAGATCCAGATGTTTGGGATGTATTGGAAGATGTGATCAAAGAACATCCAGTATTGCTTAACCGCGCACCTACACTTCACCGTCTTGGTATCCAAGCCTTTGAACCAGTATTGATCGATGGTCGTGCGATTCGTCTTCACCCACTTGTATGTGAAGCCTACAATGCCGATTTCGATGGTGACCAAATGGCGATTCACTTACCACTTTCTGAGGAAGCCCAAGCAGAAGCCCGTATTTTAATGCTCGCTGCTGAGCATATTCTAAATCCGAAAGACGGTAAGCCAGTTGTTACACCATCACAGGATATGGTCTTGGGTAACTACTACATCACCATGGAAGAAGCGGGTCGTGAAGGTGAAGGCATGGTATTTGCTAACGCTGATGAAGCCGAAGTTGCTTGGCGTAATGGGTTCGTTCACCTGCACACACGTGTTGGGATCGCAACCAAATCATTGAACAAGCCTTGGACTGAAAATCAAAAAGATAAAATCATGGCGACAACAGTTGGTAAAGTACTTTTCAACGCGATTATGCCTGAAGAATTCCCTTACTTGAATGAGCCAACACAAGATAACTTAACCTCTCAAACTGACGATCGTTTCTTTATGGCACCAGGTGAAAATGTTAAGACCTTTATCGAAAATCTTGACTTGGTACCACCATTTAAGAAAAAACATTTAGGAAATATCATCGCAGAAGTCTTTAAACGTTTCCGTACGACATTGACTTCTGAAATGCTTGACCGTTTGAAAGACTTAGGTTACCACCATTCAACTAAAGCTGGTTTAACAGTAGGTATAGCAGATATTCCTGTTGTTGAAGACAAGCATTTAATTATTGAAGCTGCGCATGATAAAGTTGCTATGATTACTAAGCAATTCCGTCGTGGTTTGATCACTGATGACGAACGTTATACGGCAGTTACGGATGTCTGGCGTGGTGCTAAAGAAGAACTTGAGCATCGATTGATTGATGCCCAAGATATGTCAAATCCGATCGTTATGATGATGGATTCTGGTGCCCGTGGTAATATCTCCAACTTCTCCCAACTTGCGGGGATGCGTGGTTTGATGGCAGCGCCCAATGGTAAAATCATGGAGCTCCCAATCATCTCTAACTTCCGTGAAGGTCTATCCGTTTTGGAAATGTTCTTCTCTACCCATGGTGCCCGTAAAGGGATGACCGATACGGCCCTTAAAACAGCCGATTCTGGTTACTTGACACGTCGTTTGGTTGACGTTGCCCAAGATGTCATCATTCGTGAAGATGACTGTGGCTCTGACCGTGGTCTTGTTATTAGCGATATTGCGACTGGTAAAGAAATGGTTGAACCATTGTCAGAACGTCTTAACGGTCGTTATACACGTAAATCTCTCGTGCATCCTGAAACTGGTGAGTTAATCATCGGTGAAGATGCGTTGATTACTGAAGCAATAGCTGCACAAATCATTGCAGCTGATATCAAAGAAGTAACAATCCGTTCAGTCTTTACATGTAAAACACGTCATGGTGTATGTAAACATTGTTATGGTGTCAATTTAGCAACAGGCGATGCTGTTGAAGTTGGTGAAGCAGTTGGTACAATTGCAGCCCAATCTATCGGTGAACCTGGTACACAGTTGACAATGCGTACCTTCCACACGGGTGGTGTAGCATCATCTGAAGATATCACGCAAGGTCTCCCTCGTATCCAAGAAATCTTTGAAGCTCGTAACCCTAAAGGGGAAGCAGTGATTACTGAGGTAACCGGTGAAGTCATCGAAATTACTGAAGAAGCTGCGACACGTAAAAAAGAAGTGACGGTTAAAGGCGAAACAGATACAAGAACATATGAAGTGCCATTTGCATCACGTATGCATGTTGAAGTTGGCGACTTTATCCACCGTGGGACACCGTTAACAGAAGGTTCTATTCAACCTAAACACTTACTTCAAGTTCGTGATACACTTTCAGTTGAAACGTATCTCCTTGGAGAAGTGCAAAAAGTTTATAGAAGTCAAGGGGTTGAAATCGGCGACAAACATATCGAGGTTATGGTGCGTCAGATGCTCCGTAAAGTTCGTGTGATGGATGCGGGTGATACAGATCTCTTACCTGGTACGCTGATGGATATTGGTGATTTCGAACAAGCTAACCAACAAATTCTATTTGATGGTGGCGTACCTGCGACATCTCGTCCTGTCCTTATGGGGATTACTAAAGCATCCCTTGAAACAAATTCATTCTTATCAGCTGCATCATTCCAGGAAACAACTCGAGTGCTTACAGATGCTGCGATTCGTGGTAAGAAAGACCCATTACTTGGTCTTAAAGAAAATGTTATCATTGGTAAAATCATCCCAGCTGGTACTGGTATGGCACGCTATCGTAATCTTGAACCATTAGCAAAAACAACTGAAGCACCAGTTCTTGAAACAGAGGCTGTTGTTGAAGAAGTGACTGACTAA
- the rpoB gene encoding DNA-directed RNA polymerase subunit beta, whose amino-acid sequence MAGHDVVYGKHRTRRSFSRIKEVLDLPNLIEIQTDSYQRFLDQSLADVFKEMLPIDNFAGTKDLEFVGYEMKAPKYTIEEARAHDANYSAPLFVTFRLVDKESGELKTQEVFFGDFPIMTEMGTFIVNGAERIIVSQLVRSPGTYFHPKVDKNGVESYGHTTIPNRGAWFELDTDAKGIGYVRIDRTRKLPFTTILRALGFGSDDDIFEILGDSELTRATIEKDIHKFANDTRTEEALKDIYDRLRPGEPKTADSSRSLLTARFFDPRRYDFAPVGRYKVNKKLALKNRLLGFTLAEALVSSETGEILVDQDVELTRDVLDTIETELDNGLNTVTLYPSDDAVLTEPIEIQMVKVYSPKDPEKVVNVISNGQIAPEVRHLTPADIIANVNYWLTLNESVGRVDDIDHLGNRRIRSVGELLQNQVRIGLSRMERVIRERMSSADDENMTPQSLINIRPVTAAIKEFFGSSQLSQFMDQHNPLSELSHKRRLSALGPGGLTRDRAGYEVRDVHYTHYGRMCPIETPEGPNIGLINNLSSFGKINEYGFIMSPYRRIDRINGVVTSDIHYLPADEEDNYIVAQANSPLTDDNQFAGETVMARTRGNNIEVESDKVDFMDVSPKQVVAVATACIPFLENDDSNRALMGANMQRQAVPLIDPHAPYVGTGMEHQAAHDSGAAILSKHDGTVEFVDGAEIRIRRTTGELDKYTVTKYRRSNSGTSYNQRPLVAVGDKVVKDEIIGNGPSMEGGEMALGQNPLVAYMTWEGYNFEDAVIMSERLVKDDVYTSIAIEEYESETRDTKLGPEEITREIPNVGEESMRHLDEFGIIRIGAEVKEGEILVGKVTPKGETDPTPEERLLRAIFGEKAREVRDTSLRVPHGADGIVHDVKIFRRENGDELQTGVNILVRVFIVQKRKIHVGDKMAGRHGNKGVVSRILPVEDMPYLPDGTPVDIMLNPLGVPSRMNIGQVMELHLGMAARTLDLHIATPVFDGASDEDIWNTVKEAGMADDAKTVLYDGRTGEAFDNRVSVGVMYMIKLHHMVDDKLHARSVGPYSLVTQQPLGGKAQFGGQRFGEMEVWALEAYGAANILQEILTYKSDDVVGRTKAYEAIVKGEKIPAPGLPESFRVLVKELQSLGLDMQVLDADDNVLELRELDDDTDPHNAEKVEVTVDMLEAKEAAVAQAIEAEQTAIDIAK is encoded by the coding sequence TTGGCAGGACATGACGTAGTATACGGTAAACACCGTACTAGACGCAGCTTTTCGCGAATCAAAGAAGTACTTGATTTGCCTAATTTGATCGAAATTCAAACTGACTCATATCAACGTTTCTTAGATCAGTCTTTGGCTGATGTATTTAAAGAAATGTTACCAATTGATAACTTTGCAGGCACTAAAGACCTGGAATTTGTCGGTTATGAGATGAAAGCACCAAAATACACTATTGAAGAAGCACGCGCGCACGATGCTAACTATTCTGCGCCTTTATTTGTGACTTTCCGACTTGTAGATAAAGAGTCTGGTGAGTTAAAAACGCAAGAAGTCTTCTTTGGTGATTTCCCAATCATGACAGAGATGGGAACCTTTATCGTAAACGGTGCGGAACGGATTATCGTTTCACAATTAGTGCGTTCACCGGGTACTTATTTCCATCCAAAAGTTGATAAAAATGGCGTAGAATCTTACGGTCATACAACGATCCCTAACCGTGGCGCTTGGTTCGAATTGGACACTGATGCTAAAGGGATTGGCTATGTCAGAATTGACCGCACACGTAAATTACCATTTACAACGATTTTACGTGCCCTTGGTTTTGGTTCTGATGATGATATTTTTGAGATCCTTGGTGATAGTGAGTTAACACGCGCAACCATCGAAAAAGATATTCATAAATTTGCAAATGATACACGGACAGAAGAAGCCCTCAAAGACATCTATGACCGCCTTCGCCCCGGCGAGCCTAAAACTGCCGACAGCTCTCGTAGTCTTTTAACAGCGCGTTTCTTTGATCCACGTCGCTATGATTTTGCGCCAGTTGGTCGTTATAAGGTTAACAAAAAACTAGCCCTTAAAAACCGCCTACTCGGCTTCACTTTAGCTGAAGCGCTTGTTAGTAGTGAAACTGGTGAAATCTTAGTTGATCAAGATGTTGAGTTGACACGTGATGTATTGGACACGATCGAAACTGAGCTTGACAATGGCCTAAACACTGTAACACTTTATCCATCAGATGATGCGGTGTTAACTGAACCAATCGAGATTCAAATGGTTAAAGTTTACTCGCCTAAAGATCCAGAAAAAGTTGTTAACGTGATTTCAAATGGTCAGATTGCACCAGAAGTACGTCACTTGACACCTGCTGATATCATTGCAAATGTGAACTACTGGTTGACCCTTAATGAAAGTGTTGGTAGAGTAGATGATATTGACCACTTGGGTAATCGCCGTATTCGCTCTGTAGGTGAATTATTACAAAACCAAGTCCGTATCGGCTTGAGCCGTATGGAACGTGTCATTCGTGAGCGCATGAGTTCAGCCGATGATGAAAATATGACACCTCAGTCATTGATCAATATTCGTCCTGTAACCGCAGCAATCAAAGAATTCTTTGGTAGTTCACAGTTATCACAGTTCATGGACCAACATAATCCGCTTTCTGAGTTATCTCACAAACGCCGTTTGTCAGCCCTCGGACCTGGTGGCTTGACACGTGACCGTGCAGGATATGAAGTACGTGACGTACATTATACGCATTATGGTCGTATGTGTCCGATTGAAACGCCTGAGGGTCCTAATATCGGGTTGATCAATAACTTGTCATCATTCGGTAAAATCAATGAATATGGTTTCATCATGTCACCATACCGTCGTATTGATCGTATTAACGGTGTTGTCACAAGTGATATTCACTATTTACCTGCTGATGAAGAAGATAACTACATCGTAGCGCAAGCTAATTCACCATTAACAGATGATAATCAATTCGCTGGCGAAACAGTTATGGCTAGAACACGCGGTAACAATATCGAAGTGGAATCTGATAAAGTTGACTTTATGGATGTGTCTCCTAAACAGGTAGTTGCCGTTGCGACAGCATGTATTCCTTTCTTGGAAAACGATGACTCCAACCGTGCCCTCATGGGAGCGAACATGCAACGTCAAGCTGTGCCATTGATTGATCCACATGCACCGTATGTTGGTACAGGGATGGAACATCAAGCTGCCCATGATTCAGGTGCAGCGATTCTATCAAAACATGACGGAACAGTTGAGTTCGTAGATGGTGCGGAAATCCGTATTCGTCGTACAACAGGCGAACTTGACAAGTACACTGTTACAAAATATCGTCGGTCTAACTCAGGTACATCATACAATCAACGTCCGCTTGTTGCCGTAGGCGACAAAGTTGTTAAAGATGAAATCATCGGTAATGGTCCTTCTATGGAAGGTGGAGAAATGGCTCTTGGTCAAAATCCACTTGTTGCTTATATGACATGGGAAGGTTACAACTTTGAGGATGCGGTTATCATGAGTGAACGTCTTGTTAAAGATGATGTTTACACGTCGATCGCTATCGAAGAATATGAATCTGAAACACGCGATACAAAGCTTGGGCCAGAAGAAATTACACGCGAAATTCCAAACGTTGGTGAAGAATCAATGCGTCATCTGGATGAATTCGGGATTATCCGAATTGGTGCAGAAGTCAAAGAAGGTGAGATCCTTGTCGGTAAAGTAACGCCTAAAGGGGAAACAGATCCAACACCTGAAGAACGTTTACTCCGTGCCATCTTTGGTGAAAAAGCTCGCGAAGTTCGCGATACGTCACTTCGTGTACCACATGGTGCCGATGGTATCGTTCATGATGTGAAAATCTTCCGTCGTGAAAATGGCGATGAACTACAAACAGGTGTGAATATACTTGTCCGTGTCTTTATCGTTCAAAAACGTAAAATCCATGTCGGGGATAAAATGGCCGGTCGTCACGGTAATAAAGGGGTTGTATCCCGTATTTTACCAGTTGAAGATATGCCTTACTTACCAGACGGCACACCAGTTGATATCATGTTGAACCCACTTGGTGTACCATCACGGATGAATATCGGACAAGTAATGGAGCTCCATCTTGGTATGGCTGCTCGTACACTTGATCTTCATATCGCAACGCCAGTCTTTGATGGTGCAAGTGATGAAGATATCTGGAATACTGTTAAAGAAGCAGGCATGGCTGATGATGCAAAAACTGTTCTCTATGATGGTCGTACAGGTGAAGCCTTCGATAATCGTGTGTCAGTCGGTGTCATGTACATGATCAAACTTCACCACATGGTAGATGATAAACTGCATGCCCGTTCAGTCGGACCATACTCACTTGTCACACAACAACCACTTGGTGGTAAAGCACAATTTGGTGGACAACGTTTTGGTGAGATGGAAGTTTGGGCATTAGAAGCCTATGGTGCTGCTAATATCCTTCAAGAAATCTTGACGTATAAATCAGATGACGTTGTAGGTCGTACTAAGGCTTATGAAGCAATCGTTAAAGGTGAAAAAATCCCTGCGCCAGGTCTTCCTGAATCATTCCGAGTTTTAGTCAAAGAATTACAATCTCTTGGACTAGATATGCAAGTATTGGATGCAGATGATAACGTCTTAGAACTTCGCGAATTGGATGATGATACAGACCCACATAATGCTGAAAAAGTTGAAGTGACAGTGGATATGTTAGAAGCAAAAGAAGCTGCTGTTGCACAAGCAATTGAAGCAGAACAGACAGCAATTGATATCGCTAAATAA
- a CDS encoding M13 family metallopeptidase, whose amino-acid sequence MVRLQDDLFEAVNADWLTHTEIPSDRPRIAAFDELVIHNEQTLMHDFATIDTFDEPVMAEFAKFYKKAGDFIERFEFGTDPVRPEIDKIEKLSDYAALVASLPELILNAQVPVPFGLSVDTDMKDAVHYALTFSGAGLILPDTTYYAEDHPRKSELLDFYVANTVKILSEFGYEQAIALNHAENIVKFDAILAQYANTSEEWAKYAELYNPVPIKAFTETLKTVPFSDVIKGLLGKLPDKVIVYEKRIYANFDAIMNEANFELIKSWMLVKLIRSSTHYLSDDLRIVGSEFSRKLSGTSEARSREKHAFDLATDQYSQAVGLYYGHTYFGESAKADVKRMTTEMIKVYQERLDKNTWLSRPTIDKAIKKLDAMTVFIGFPDKLPDIYKQFTVTHESIYSLVARFNVVRSHRHYAKFNEPVDKTEWHMPAHMVNAYFSPDSNTIVFPAAILQKPFYSETEQTKSQNYGGIGAVIAHEISHAFDNNGALFDAFGNMNNWWTDEDFKAFEAKQDLMIAEFDGLDIAGAKVNGKLVVSENIADAGGLTAAMTAALRETNVDLKAFFTQWGEIWRIKASREYQQMLLSMDVHAPGKLRANIQVSNLDEFFDTFDVKEGDGMWRSGSDRVKIW is encoded by the coding sequence ATGGTTAGATTACAAGATGATTTATTTGAAGCAGTTAATGCTGACTGGTTAACACACACTGAAATACCGTCAGATCGGCCTAGAATTGCTGCCTTTGATGAGTTGGTGATTCATAACGAGCAAACGTTGATGCACGATTTTGCGACGATTGATACCTTTGATGAGCCTGTCATGGCTGAGTTTGCTAAATTCTATAAAAAAGCTGGTGATTTTATAGAACGCTTTGAATTTGGGACGGATCCTGTCAGACCCGAAATCGACAAAATCGAGAAACTATCAGATTATGCTGCGCTGGTTGCAAGTTTACCGGAGCTCATTTTGAACGCTCAAGTCCCAGTGCCTTTTGGACTGTCAGTTGATACCGATATGAAAGATGCTGTCCACTATGCCTTGACTTTTAGTGGTGCTGGCTTGATTTTACCAGATACAACTTACTATGCCGAGGATCACCCGCGTAAGTCGGAACTACTCGACTTTTATGTAGCAAATACCGTAAAGATTTTATCGGAGTTTGGTTATGAGCAGGCAATCGCGCTAAACCATGCAGAGAACATCGTTAAATTTGATGCCATTCTTGCACAATATGCTAACACTTCAGAAGAATGGGCTAAGTATGCTGAGCTTTATAATCCGGTGCCGATTAAGGCGTTTACAGAAACACTCAAAACAGTTCCTTTTTCTGATGTAATTAAAGGATTACTTGGTAAACTACCAGATAAAGTTATCGTTTATGAAAAACGTATCTATGCCAATTTCGATGCGATCATGAATGAGGCGAATTTTGAACTTATCAAGTCTTGGATGCTAGTGAAATTAATCAGGAGTTCGACGCATTATTTATCGGATGACTTACGGATAGTAGGCAGTGAATTTTCTAGAAAATTATCAGGGACATCTGAAGCACGGAGCCGAGAAAAGCATGCCTTTGATTTAGCGACGGACCAATATTCGCAAGCAGTTGGCCTCTATTATGGTCACACTTATTTTGGTGAATCGGCTAAGGCAGACGTCAAACGGATGACGACGGAGATGATTAAAGTTTATCAAGAACGGTTAGACAAAAATACTTGGCTAAGCCGTCCGACAATTGATAAAGCCATCAAAAAATTAGATGCGATGACAGTCTTTATTGGTTTTCCAGACAAACTCCCAGATATCTATAAACAATTTACAGTGACACATGAAAGTATTTATAGTCTGGTTGCGCGTTTTAACGTGGTACGTAGTCACCGTCACTATGCCAAATTTAATGAACCTGTTGACAAGACGGAATGGCATATGCCAGCCCACATGGTCAATGCTTACTTCAGTCCAGATAGCAATACGATTGTTTTTCCAGCGGCTATTTTACAAAAACCATTTTACTCAGAAACTGAGCAAACGAAAAGCCAAAATTATGGTGGTATCGGCGCGGTTATTGCACATGAAATTTCACACGCGTTTGACAATAATGGGGCTTTATTTGATGCCTTTGGCAACATGAACAACTGGTGGACGGATGAAGATTTTAAAGCTTTTGAAGCCAAGCAGGATTTGATGATTGCTGAGTTCGATGGGCTTGACATCGCTGGTGCTAAAGTAAATGGCAAACTGGTTGTATCAGAAAACATCGCGGATGCTGGTGGCTTAACAGCAGCGATGACAGCGGCGCTTCGTGAAACTAATGTTGACTTAAAAGCCTTCTTTACTCAATGGGGCGAAATTTGGCGGATTAAAGCGTCACGAGAATACCAACAAATGTTACTATCGATGGATGTCCATGCACCAGGTAAACTTCGTGCAAATATCCAAGTCAGTAATTTAGATGAATTCTTTGATACATTTGATGTCAAGGAAGGTGATGGCATGTGGCGTTCGGGGTCTGATCGTGTTAAAATTTGGTAA
- a CDS encoding Gfo/Idh/MocA family oxidoreductase, producing the protein MKKMKIAYVGFGKSTNRYHIPYVQERETIEIARVVTPTLMKNPNAQRRMEASGTSFSTDIADIINDQTLDLVVVVTPAKTHFSLAKQLLTAGKNVLLDKPAVEKSAEMQELVALAAANNCFFMPFQNRRFDSDYLTIKKVIETGYLGRIIDIQVHMDHFRPDDAVLTGTHLDGSFYGHGVHLIDQMIALFGEPERVAYDIRSTRNPDSPVDDHFAVDLYYPNQMKASVHATESALVPYPKWLIQGTKGTFVKQDVDQQENDLKVGIMPGAIGFGQDSPQAYGQLTYHNQNGDRIEKTIPSELGDYGRVYDSIYETLINGSEKLISDRQMLAVIQILEGGFTNG; encoded by the coding sequence ATGAAAAAAATGAAAATAGCCTATGTCGGATTTGGTAAATCTACTAATCGTTACCATATACCATATGTACAAGAACGTGAAACGATCGAGATAGCTCGCGTCGTGACACCGACTTTGATGAAAAATCCAAATGCACAGCGTCGCATGGAAGCTAGTGGGACAAGCTTCTCCACTGATATTGCTGACATTATCAATGATCAAACACTTGATCTTGTTGTCGTCGTGACCCCAGCTAAAACTCATTTTAGCTTAGCCAAACAGCTGTTAACAGCTGGTAAAAATGTCTTGCTAGATAAGCCTGCTGTTGAAAAAAGTGCTGAAATGCAGGAGTTAGTCGCACTTGCTGCAGCCAATAACTGCTTCTTCATGCCCTTTCAAAATAGACGCTTTGATAGCGACTATCTAACGATTAAAAAAGTGATTGAGACGGGCTATCTAGGTCGGATTATCGACATTCAAGTCCACATGGATCATTTTAGACCAGATGATGCAGTATTAACTGGCACGCATTTGGACGGCTCTTTTTATGGTCATGGTGTGCATCTCATCGACCAAATGATTGCCTTGTTTGGTGAGCCTGAACGTGTCGCCTATGATATTCGCAGTACGAGAAACCCGGATAGTCCAGTAGATGACCATTTCGCAGTTGATCTTTATTATCCAAATCAGATGAAAGCAAGTGTTCATGCGACCGAATCGGCGCTTGTTCCTTATCCGAAATGGCTGATTCAAGGGACTAAAGGTACCTTTGTCAAGCAAGATGTAGATCAACAAGAAAATGATCTCAAGGTCGGCATCATGCCAGGTGCTATCGGTTTTGGACAGGATAGTCCACAAGCTTATGGGCAATTAACCTATCATAATCAAAATGGCGATCGGATCGAAAAGACAATCCCATCAGAGCTTGGTGATTATGGTCGTGTCTATGATAGTATCTATGAGACACTCATAAATGGATCTGAGAAATTAATCTCAGATCGTCAAATGCTAGCAGTCATTCAAATTTTAGAAGGTGGATTTACAAATGGTTAG
- the nrdG gene encoding anaerobic ribonucleoside-triphosphate reductase activating protein, which yields MNQPKPQEWRAQNMSKGYIADYKPLNFVDGEGVRNSLYVSGCPFHCEGCYNEATWNFRFGTPYTKELEERIMLDMALSYVQGLTLLGGEPFLNTGTVLPLVKRIRRELPDKDIWSWTGYTWDELMLETPDKLELLDNIDILVDGRFDLSKKNLLLQFRGSSNQRIIDVPKSLKAGHVIIWDKLNDAENAVVQFHKEKMI from the coding sequence ATGAATCAGCCAAAACCACAAGAATGGCGTGCGCAAAATATGTCAAAGGGGTATATCGCTGACTACAAGCCCTTAAATTTTGTAGACGGGGAAGGGGTTCGAAATAGTCTCTATGTCAGTGGCTGCCCCTTTCATTGTGAAGGGTGCTATAACGAAGCGACTTGGAACTTTAGATTTGGGACACCTTATACAAAGGAACTAGAAGAACGGATTATGTTAGATATGGCTTTGTCTTATGTTCAAGGCCTTACCTTGCTGGGTGGAGAACCATTTTTAAATACAGGCACTGTCTTACCACTAGTTAAGCGGATTAGACGAGAGCTGCCAGATAAAGATATCTGGTCTTGGACTGGCTATACATGGGATGAGTTGATGCTGGAAACACCTGATAAACTAGAGTTGCTGGACAACATTGACATTCTAGTTGATGGCCGTTTCGATCTCTCTAAAAAAAATCTCTTGTTACAATTTCGGGGTTCAAGCAATCAGCGTATCATCGATGTCCCCAAGTCTTTAAAGGCTGGGCATGTCATCATTTGGGATAAGTTGAATGATGCTGAAAACGCCGTCGTGCAGTTCCACAAAGAAAAAATGATTTAA